The Bacteroidota bacterium DNA segment GACAAGCAACAGTGGTAGCTTTTCAATTTGGTGATGGTTTTACAAATATGATTACACCTACATCTGGTGTATTGCTAGGTGTGCTAAGTGTTGCGAAAATCCCCTATGAAAAATGGGTGCGCTGGATAACTCCTCTTATGATTATTTTAGCTGTGCTTGGCTTTCTACTTTTGATTCCTACCGTTACCATGCCACTGAATGGATTTTAGGCAGAATAATACTTAGACCATCTCAGGCTTTAGGAGCTTAATCAGCTTGTATCGAAAACGGTTTGCTCTAAAATTAATTCATGTCGTAAATAGCTGTTCGATCCTCTATTCATAGCCTTTTGGCTAAATAATCGCACGTATTTACTTAATTATACCACAGACATATTTATTGAAATTACCTTCATATCTAGGCCACAGATTCCCAGAAATTCCACTAGCCTCTTGAAAACAAATCTGTAAATCTGTGGCATTTTTTGCATCATAGCTACAATAGCGGATATTCAATAAAATCTGTATACAATTTTTCAATTCATACACCAAAAAGTTCACATTTATCAATTCTACTTATCTGCATTTTCGTATATTTGAATACGTTGAATTTTTTAATAACTAACCTTTAAAATTTAATTCTATGGGTATGCTAAAAGAGTTTAAAGCCTTTGCAGTAAAGGGTAATATGGTCGATATGGCTGTAGGTATTGTCATTGGAGCTGCATTCGCAACAGTTGTAAA contains these protein-coding regions:
- a CDS encoding large conductance mechanosensitive channel protein MscL; this encodes MGMLKEFKAFAVKGNMVDMAVGIVIGAAFATVV